One window of Mangrovibacterium diazotrophicum genomic DNA carries:
- a CDS encoding HU domain-containing protein: MELLAYIKELLLLNDCVIIPGFGGFVTNYKQAGLHASQFTPPAKSVSFNKKLNFNDGLLVNHVASEEGLNYIAARKKVDLMVQELNYRLTDGEDINIPGLGDLHYDEQQHLVFTPKIEGNLNIDAFGLDAFSYESLFSRQVARKAISQQDRQVVEVIFQKRSLKKVLLAVPLLFALAVIPLKNNTTHIQKSDLGSIREMMMPTATPAVAEETPAAEETITADAEEVAEAAQAEEMIEETPARYFLIVGSFRAEENAQTFIGQLDKKGYQGTDLGVIKGLHYISLGAYVTIDDALSARTNWEKQTGSGSWIYKKLN; this comes from the coding sequence GTGGAATTATTAGCCTACATCAAAGAACTATTATTGCTGAATGATTGCGTGATTATTCCGGGCTTTGGCGGTTTTGTAACCAACTACAAACAAGCCGGATTACATGCATCGCAGTTTACGCCTCCCGCAAAATCGGTCAGTTTTAACAAGAAACTGAACTTCAACGATGGGCTGCTGGTTAATCACGTTGCTTCGGAAGAAGGACTGAATTATATCGCTGCCCGTAAAAAGGTTGATTTGATGGTTCAGGAACTAAACTACCGCCTGACTGACGGAGAAGATATCAACATCCCGGGATTGGGTGATCTGCACTACGACGAACAACAACATCTGGTATTCACTCCTAAAATTGAAGGAAACCTGAATATCGATGCGTTCGGATTGGATGCTTTCAGCTACGAAAGTTTGTTCTCTCGCCAGGTAGCCCGCAAAGCTATCTCGCAACAAGATCGTCAGGTCGTAGAAGTAATTTTCCAGAAACGCAGCTTGAAAAAAGTTTTGCTGGCTGTTCCGTTGTTGTTTGCATTGGCTGTTATTCCATTGAAAAACAACACCACGCACATCCAAAAATCTGATTTGGGCAGCATTCGTGAAATGATGATGCCAACAGCAACACCTGCTGTCGCGGAAGAAACACCGGCAGCTGAAGAAACGATTACTGCTGATGCAGAAGAAGTTGCTGAAGCAGCGCAGGCTGAAGAAATGATAGAAGAAACACCTGCCCGCTATTTCCTGATTGTCGGAAGTTTCCGCGCTGAGGAAAACGCACAAACCTTTATCGGTCAACTGGACAAGAAAGGATACCAGGGAACCGACTTGGGTGTCATTAAAGGACTACATTACATTTCGCTGGGAGCTTACGTCACCATCGACGACGCGCTTTCGGCCAGAACAAATTGGGAAAAGCAAACAGGATCGGGATCCTGGATCTATAAAAAGCTAAACTAA
- a CDS encoding RluA family pseudouridine synthase, protein MKNKGENKGKDKNPKREKPQTTQFKVKQEAELMKFLIENMPHKNRNNIKTMLKKRQVVVNGTAISQFNHVLKPGDSIELSRRPADSALKMPGVVIVHEDDQVIVVNKNAGLLTIATDKEKRDTVYSMLSSYVKVQDRGNKIFIVHRLDRETSGLMLFAKSKEVKELLQETWTETVGERTYLAVIDGQLDPTEGTHSSYLFESKAFIVYSSQDPERGQHAVTNYSTLKSNDEFSLLKVNLETGRKNQIRVHMKDLGHPIVGDKKYGSTSNPIRRLGLHAWVLAFTHPTTGKKFRFETSIPGSFLKLF, encoded by the coding sequence ATGAAGAACAAAGGCGAGAATAAAGGAAAAGATAAGAATCCAAAGCGTGAAAAACCGCAAACGACTCAGTTTAAAGTGAAGCAGGAAGCTGAACTGATGAAGTTTTTGATTGAGAACATGCCTCACAAAAACCGGAATAACATTAAAACGATGTTGAAAAAGCGGCAGGTGGTTGTGAACGGAACTGCTATCAGCCAGTTTAATCACGTTTTAAAACCTGGTGATTCTATTGAGTTGAGCCGCAGACCTGCGGATAGTGCTTTGAAGATGCCCGGCGTGGTTATCGTACATGAGGATGACCAAGTGATTGTGGTGAATAAAAACGCGGGTTTGTTGACCATTGCGACCGACAAAGAAAAACGCGACACGGTTTACAGCATGCTCAGTAGCTATGTGAAAGTACAGGACCGGGGTAACAAAATTTTTATCGTGCACCGACTTGATCGTGAGACGAGTGGCTTGATGCTTTTTGCGAAGTCGAAGGAAGTAAAGGAATTGCTGCAGGAAACATGGACCGAAACAGTCGGTGAAAGAACCTATTTGGCTGTGATCGATGGTCAATTGGATCCGACGGAAGGAACGCACAGTTCTTATCTGTTCGAGAGCAAAGCATTTATCGTTTATTCTTCGCAGGATCCCGAACGCGGGCAGCATGCGGTTACGAATTACTCGACCTTAAAATCAAACGACGAATTCTCGCTGTTGAAAGTGAACCTGGAAACAGGTCGCAAGAACCAAATTCGCGTTCACATGAAGGATTTAGGTCATCCGATCGTTGGTGACAAGAAATATGGTTCCACCTCGAATCCGATCAGACGTTTAGGTTTGCATGCCTGGGTATTGGCTTTTACACACCCAACAACCGGTAAAAAGTTTCGTTTTGAGACGTCCATTCCCGGAAGCTTCCTGAAATTATTCTAG
- a CDS encoding tryptophanase, with product MELPFAENYRIKMVEPIYRSTREERENWIRKADYNLFNLRSEQVYIDLLTDSGTGAMSDRQWAAVMTGDESYAGSSSFFNLKDRVEQLFGFEYMLPVHQGRAAENVLFSVLVKEGNIVPGNSHFDTTKGHIEFRKAKAVDCTIDEAFDTTIDHPFKGNIDLEKLQLVLETYPKDQIPMIIVTVTCNTSGGQPVSMQNMRDVKQLADAYGIPVIFDSARFAENAWFIKQREEGYADKTIKEIVREMYSYADGMTMSSKKDGIVNIGGLLAMHRKDWFDQATVYNIMYEGFLTYGGMAGRDMNALAVGLDEATEAEYLEARISQVHYLGNKLIEAGVPVQRPLGGHAVFVDARRFLPAVPQEEYIAQTLAVELYLEAGVRGVEVGTLLADRDPETHENRYPGNEFLRLAIPRRTYTNNHMDVVAAGLINLFERRDTIRRGFKIEHEAPIMRHFTVGLKKVD from the coding sequence ATGGAACTTCCTTTTGCAGAAAATTACCGCATTAAAATGGTAGAGCCAATCTACCGCAGTACCCGTGAAGAACGTGAGAACTGGATCCGCAAAGCGGACTACAACCTGTTTAACCTGCGCAGCGAGCAGGTTTACATCGACTTGTTAACCGACAGCGGCACCGGTGCCATGAGCGACCGCCAGTGGGCAGCTGTGATGACCGGCGACGAGAGTTACGCGGGCTCATCTTCGTTCTTTAATTTGAAGGATCGGGTGGAACAGCTTTTCGGTTTTGAGTACATGTTACCTGTTCACCAGGGGCGTGCTGCCGAAAATGTGTTGTTCTCGGTGTTGGTGAAAGAGGGAAATATTGTTCCCGGAAACTCACACTTCGACACAACCAAAGGGCACATCGAATTCCGCAAAGCGAAAGCTGTAGATTGTACGATTGATGAGGCTTTCGACACGACGATCGATCACCCTTTTAAAGGAAATATCGACCTTGAAAAACTACAGTTAGTACTGGAAACATACCCGAAAGACCAAATTCCGATGATCATTGTTACAGTAACCTGTAACACGTCGGGCGGCCAGCCGGTATCGATGCAGAACATGCGCGATGTAAAACAACTGGCCGATGCTTACGGTATTCCGGTTATTTTTGACTCGGCTCGTTTTGCGGAGAATGCCTGGTTTATCAAACAGCGCGAAGAAGGCTATGCAGATAAAACGATCAAAGAAATTGTGCGCGAAATGTACAGCTATGCCGATGGGATGACTATGAGTAGCAAGAAAGACGGGATTGTTAATATCGGCGGTTTGCTGGCAATGCATCGTAAAGATTGGTTCGACCAGGCAACGGTTTACAACATCATGTACGAAGGCTTCCTGACCTACGGTGGTATGGCTGGTCGTGATATGAATGCCTTGGCTGTGGGGCTTGATGAGGCTACTGAAGCCGAGTATTTGGAAGCTCGCATCAGCCAGGTTCACTATCTCGGAAATAAACTGATTGAAGCAGGTGTGCCCGTTCAGCGTCCGTTAGGCGGACATGCCGTATTTGTGGATGCACGCCGCTTTTTGCCGGCTGTTCCGCAGGAAGAATACATTGCGCAGACTTTGGCTGTTGAATTGTATTTGGAAGCCGGTGTGCGTGGCGTTGAGGTTGGTACCTTGCTGGCCGACCGTGATCCGGAAACGCACGAAAACCGCTATCCGGGTAACGAATTCCTGCGTTTGGCTATTCCGCGCCGTACCTACACCAACAATCACATGGATGTTGTTGCAGCGGGATTAATCAACCTGTTTGAGCGTCGCGATACCATTCGTCGTGGCTTTAAAATTGAGCACGAAGCGCCAATTATGCGCCACTTTACAGTTGGACTGAAGAAAGTTGACTAA
- a CDS encoding riboflavin synthase: MFSGIVEEYGVVKAIEREQENYHFSLTCSFVNELKIDQSLSHNGVCLTVVKIDLEAKTYTVTAIKETILKTNLGYLEVGSKVNLERSMMMNGRLDGHIVQGHVDQTAVCKKVEEADGSWYFTFEYEFDKSKAQQGYMTVEKGSVTVNGVSLTVVNSKDNSFQVAIIPYTYKETNFHTFKEGSVINLEFDIIGKYLAKLATFK; encoded by the coding sequence ATGTTTTCAGGAATAGTTGAAGAGTATGGCGTTGTAAAAGCCATTGAACGGGAACAGGAAAATTACCATTTCTCGCTGACCTGTTCATTTGTGAATGAGTTGAAGATCGATCAGAGTTTGTCGCACAACGGCGTTTGTTTGACGGTTGTAAAGATTGATCTGGAAGCCAAAACTTATACGGTAACAGCCATTAAAGAAACCATTTTGAAAACAAACCTGGGATATCTCGAAGTTGGTTCGAAAGTAAACCTGGAGCGCAGCATGATGATGAACGGACGTTTGGACGGCCACATCGTTCAGGGTCATGTTGACCAAACTGCTGTTTGCAAAAAGGTGGAAGAAGCGGACGGTAGCTGGTATTTCACCTTCGAATACGAATTCGACAAGTCGAAAGCGCAACAAGGTTACATGACTGTTGAAAAAGGGTCGGTGACCGTGAACGGAGTCAGCCTGACCGTTGTCAACTCGAAAGACAATTCTTTCCAGGTTGCCATTATTCCTTACACTTACAAAGAGACCAACTTCCATACCTTTAAGGAAGGTTCGGTTATCAATTTGGAATTCGACATTATTGGAAAGTACCTAGCCAAACTGGCGACGTTTAAATAG
- the folK gene encoding 2-amino-4-hydroxy-6-hydroxymethyldihydropteridine diphosphokinase produces the protein MNSAIISIGSNIDPEQNIAKMLALMEKDCRVLMVSELVRTKPIGIEDQPDFVNGAALVETELTQVDFKQYLKSVEDALGRDRSLPKFGPRTMDLDIVVWNGEIVDEDYYTRDFLRDAAESLGFKKE, from the coding sequence TTGAATTCGGCGATCATATCCATTGGTTCCAACATCGATCCGGAACAAAATATTGCAAAAATGCTGGCTCTCATGGAAAAGGATTGTCGTGTTTTGATGGTGTCAGAGCTCGTTCGCACGAAGCCAATCGGGATTGAAGATCAGCCCGATTTCGTAAACGGAGCTGCATTGGTAGAAACGGAATTGACCCAAGTCGATTTTAAGCAGTATCTGAAATCGGTTGAGGATGCGCTGGGACGCGATCGCAGCCTGCCGAAATTCGGCCCGCGAACCATGGATTTGGATATCGTGGTTTGGAATGGAGAGATTGTAGACGAAGATTACTATACGCGTGACTTTTTGCGGGATGCTGCGGAAAGTCTCGGATTTAAGAAAGAATAG
- a CDS encoding FolB domain-containing protein has product MAKIRVKNLLLRTYIGFNPDELVNKQDVVINVEIEATVPDSALQEDEPDGIYDYKLITKKIIAHVQDGQFKLLEVLTSNLLNMIMEDERVTYAKVEVDKPHALRFAESVSFEMEARR; this is encoded by the coding sequence ATGGCAAAAATTCGTGTAAAAAATCTGTTGTTACGAACTTACATCGGTTTTAACCCGGATGAATTGGTAAACAAACAGGATGTAGTTATCAATGTTGAAATTGAGGCGACCGTGCCCGATTCAGCCTTGCAGGAAGATGAACCCGACGGTATTTACGATTATAAATTGATCACCAAAAAGATAATTGCACATGTTCAGGACGGGCAGTTTAAGTTACTGGAGGTGTTGACCTCGAACCTGTTGAATATGATTATGGAAGACGAGCGTGTTACCTATGCGAAGGTTGAGGTTGATAAGCCCCATGCGCTGCGTTTCGCCGAATCGGTGTCTTTTGAGATGGAGGCTCGCCGTTGA
- a CDS encoding universal stress protein — MDEKLITIALLPYSKAEILRSMLESEGIECSLENINLIQGAVASGVKVRIYEKDVKKAWPIVDELLGKEDKDKMKTEDTILVPVDFSNYSFKAALMAFEIAQKLESKLIFYHVIQQPDFFSMPYSDVMAFNTGLYDHLKEREEFANEEFVKFLNKLTDYIGVKTWEKVESEHMIKLGYPEDDILYFTEKHPPRLIVMGIKGPKEDDLDIMGSTTAGVIYKSAVPVLVIPEKAPLLNLASMKKIVYATNFDEKDIVSLDKLLGLLKPFNAKLCCLHVGPDAAREWDEAKLESLHNLLANKYPDTPIECIVKPGANILQDLESFIEENDIDILSLTTHKRNMITRIFNPSIARKMVFHVKTPLLVFHS; from the coding sequence ATGGATGAGAAACTAATCACGATCGCCCTTCTACCTTATTCCAAAGCTGAAATACTGCGTTCAATGTTGGAATCAGAAGGTATTGAATGTAGCCTCGAGAACATAAATCTGATCCAGGGAGCTGTTGCTTCCGGTGTTAAAGTTCGGATTTATGAGAAAGATGTGAAGAAAGCCTGGCCAATTGTTGACGAATTACTGGGCAAAGAAGATAAAGATAAAATGAAGACCGAAGATACCATCCTGGTGCCGGTTGATTTTTCAAACTACTCATTTAAAGCAGCTTTAATGGCTTTTGAAATTGCTCAAAAGCTGGAATCAAAACTGATCTTTTACCACGTGATTCAACAACCCGACTTCTTCAGCATGCCCTACTCCGATGTTATGGCCTTCAACACCGGACTATACGACCATTTGAAAGAACGCGAGGAATTTGCCAACGAAGAGTTTGTTAAGTTTTTGAACAAGCTGACAGATTACATCGGGGTGAAAACCTGGGAAAAAGTTGAATCGGAGCACATGATCAAATTGGGTTACCCGGAAGACGATATCCTGTATTTTACCGAAAAACACCCGCCAAGGCTCATCGTCATGGGCATCAAAGGGCCAAAAGAAGATGATTTGGATATTATGGGAAGTACGACTGCCGGCGTCATCTACAAATCGGCTGTTCCGGTACTTGTTATTCCGGAAAAAGCGCCCCTGTTGAACCTGGCCTCGATGAAGAAAATCGTTTACGCGACCAACTTCGATGAAAAAGACATCGTTTCCCTGGATAAACTTTTGGGCTTGCTGAAACCGTTCAACGCCAAGCTCTGCTGTCTGCACGTTGGACCGGACGCCGCCCGTGAATGGGACGAAGCCAAGCTGGAAAGCCTGCACAACTTACTTGCCAATAAATATCCGGACACCCCCATTGAGTGTATTGTAAAACCGGGTGCTAACATTTTGCAGGATTTGGAGAGTTTTATTGAAGAAAACGACATCGATATTCTTTCGCTCACCACCCACAAGCGAAACATGATTACAAGAATATTTAATCCCAGTATTGCGCGGAAGATGGTATTTCATGTGAAAACGCCCCTGTTGGTATTTCACTCTTAA
- the galE gene encoding UDP-glucose 4-epimerase GalE: MTAKILVTGGTGYIGSHTVVELQQSGYDVVVVDDLSNSSIEVLDNIEKITGIKPAFEQLNLSDAAKTDEFFGKNTDIAAIIHFAASKAVGESVQIPLHYYRNNLVSLMNILDCQLKYNIPNIVFSSSCTVYGQPDKLPVTETTPRKDAESPYGNTKRVNEDILNDAIKAYPQLKGIALRYFNPIGAHPTALIGELPLGVPQNLVPFITQAAAGLRDELKVFGDDYDTTDGSAVRDYINVVDLAKAHVVAIERLLQAKNKSGYEIFNLGTGNGYSVLEIVKGFEKSTGVKLNYKIVARRAGDIEKIWADTTYANEELGWKAETGLEETLLSAWNWEKRVRGIQ, from the coding sequence ATGACTGCAAAAATATTGGTGACCGGCGGAACCGGTTACATTGGCTCCCACACGGTAGTTGAATTACAGCAATCAGGCTACGATGTTGTGGTTGTTGACGACTTGTCAAACTCGAGCATTGAAGTTCTGGATAATATCGAGAAAATCACGGGTATCAAGCCAGCTTTCGAGCAATTGAATCTTTCTGATGCTGCCAAAACCGACGAGTTCTTCGGAAAGAACACCGATATTGCTGCGATCATCCACTTCGCGGCGTCCAAAGCTGTGGGTGAATCGGTTCAAATTCCGCTGCACTATTACAGAAACAACCTGGTTTCGTTGATGAACATTCTCGACTGCCAGTTGAAATACAACATCCCGAATATCGTTTTTTCTTCGTCTTGTACTGTTTACGGACAACCGGATAAGCTGCCGGTGACGGAGACCACACCTCGTAAAGATGCCGAGTCGCCTTACGGAAACACGAAGCGTGTGAACGAAGATATTCTGAACGACGCGATTAAGGCTTATCCGCAATTGAAGGGCATCGCTTTGCGCTATTTCAACCCGATTGGCGCACACCCGACAGCTTTAATCGGCGAATTGCCGCTGGGCGTTCCGCAAAACCTGGTGCCTTTCATTACACAGGCGGCTGCTGGTTTACGCGATGAGCTGAAAGTTTTCGGCGACGATTACGATACAACTGATGGTTCTGCTGTTCGCGATTACATCAACGTGGTGGATTTGGCGAAAGCACACGTGGTTGCGATTGAGCGCTTGCTGCAAGCGAAAAACAAGTCTGGTTACGAAATCTTCAACCTGGGAACCGGAAACGGCTACTCCGTTTTGGAAATCGTGAAAGGTTTCGAGAAATCGACAGGTGTGAAGTTGAATTACAAAATTGTAGCCCGTCGTGCCGGTGATATCGAAAAAATCTGGGCCGATACAACCTATGCCAACGAAGAATTGGGTTGGAAAGCGGAAACCGGTTTGGAAGAAACGCTGCTTTCAGCCTGGAACTGGGAGAAACGCGTTCGCGGCATCCAATAA
- a CDS encoding SDR family NAD(P)-dependent oxidoreductase, with protein sequence MGQTALITGAAKRVGREVALHLAAKGWNLALHYNSSEKAANKLITELQKSYPEQNFVLFQSNMQNPFAVESLVPEVLRVFGQLDLLVNNAAVFEGASIFETHFDLLDRLMMINYRAPFLLIRDFARQIGKGLIVNFVDTRITNSKTDYAAYSLSKKALWELTKMAALEFAPYIRVNAIAPGATLPPEDKDESYLWLIAKKTPMQKPSGIEPILKSLDYILENDHLTGQLLFCDGGENLGQTI encoded by the coding sequence ATGGGACAAACAGCATTAATTACCGGAGCCGCGAAGCGAGTGGGACGCGAAGTAGCGCTTCACCTGGCAGCCAAAGGATGGAACCTGGCGTTGCACTACAATAGCTCAGAAAAAGCTGCAAACAAACTGATTACAGAACTACAGAAGAGTTATCCCGAGCAAAACTTTGTGTTGTTCCAGTCGAACATGCAAAACCCGTTTGCGGTGGAAAGCCTGGTGCCGGAAGTACTTCGGGTATTTGGTCAGCTCGACTTGCTGGTGAATAATGCCGCTGTTTTCGAAGGGGCATCGATTTTCGAAACACACTTCGACCTTTTGGATCGTTTGATGATGATTAATTACCGGGCGCCGTTTTTGTTAATCCGCGACTTTGCGCGCCAAATAGGCAAGGGATTAATCGTGAATTTCGTGGATACCCGCATTACCAACAGTAAGACAGATTATGCTGCTTACAGCCTGTCGAAAAAGGCACTTTGGGAGTTAACCAAAATGGCTGCACTGGAATTTGCGCCGTATATCCGGGTCAATGCAATTGCGCCAGGAGCAACACTTCCTCCGGAAGACAAAGACGAATCGTACCTGTGGTTGATCGCAAAAAAAACGCCGATGCAAAAGCCCAGCGGCATTGAGCCGATCCTGAAAAGTCTGGATTACATTTTGGAAAACGATCACCTTACAGGCCAGTTGCTTTTCTGCGACGGAGGCGAAAATCTGGGACAAACTATTTAG
- a CDS encoding alpha/beta hydrolase family protein: MKMLKQISWSLLLVLFVGFTACHKDGNDDKTETTDEVLVSSTLATSLSQSFIQSALTLLENQYPDASGLTSFVQSGVNVYKVTYKTTFEGEELIASGLIAVPAASGEYPLLSFQNGTNVLYSDAPSKNYAFNPDDPENTTVVLECMASLGFVVVIPDYPGFGSSESVFHPYLEKENTLPSLTDMITGASELMAKDEIEAKLSGDLFLAGYSQGGWSTMQLLKEIDQNPMTGFDLKAASCGAGPYNLSQMNSIVLGKDTYPMPYYFAYLLQAYELHGLITNPLSDMFADSYASAIPGLFDFETSGGEINAALTTDISALFKADYISGYSSDSQYASVKSALSGNSITAWNLSTPTMLFHGDADNYVPIEISEDFITDFRSIGVSESMISLTKLEGEDHSGGVLPFGLKTVAWFLSLED; the protein is encoded by the coding sequence ATGAAAATGCTGAAGCAGATTTCCTGGTCGCTGTTACTTGTACTTTTTGTTGGATTTACGGCCTGCCATAAAGATGGCAATGACGATAAAACAGAAACAACCGATGAGGTCCTTGTATCCAGTACTCTGGCCACGAGTTTGTCGCAGTCATTTATTCAAAGCGCCTTGACTCTTCTGGAAAACCAGTACCCTGATGCTTCAGGATTGACTTCTTTTGTACAGTCGGGAGTCAATGTTTACAAAGTCACTTATAAAACTACTTTTGAAGGGGAAGAATTGATTGCATCAGGCCTGATCGCTGTGCCCGCAGCTTCCGGGGAGTACCCGCTTCTTTCATTTCAAAACGGTACTAACGTCTTATACAGCGACGCACCCAGCAAGAATTACGCTTTTAATCCGGATGATCCGGAAAATACGACTGTTGTTTTGGAGTGCATGGCTTCATTGGGTTTTGTGGTTGTAATTCCCGATTATCCCGGCTTTGGTAGCTCTGAGTCGGTTTTCCATCCCTATCTCGAAAAAGAAAACACCTTGCCGTCTCTTACCGATATGATTACCGGTGCGAGCGAGTTGATGGCGAAAGATGAAATTGAAGCCAAGCTGAGTGGAGATCTGTTTTTAGCGGGATATTCACAGGGCGGATGGAGCACGATGCAACTGTTGAAGGAAATTGACCAGAATCCGATGACCGGTTTCGACCTGAAGGCGGCTTCCTGTGGCGCCGGTCCGTATAATTTGAGCCAAATGAACAGCATTGTTTTAGGCAAAGATACTTACCCTATGCCTTACTATTTTGCGTATTTGTTGCAGGCTTACGAATTGCATGGATTAATCACGAACCCACTGTCGGATATGTTTGCTGACAGCTATGCCAGCGCTATTCCGGGTCTGTTCGATTTCGAGACTTCAGGAGGCGAAATCAATGCTGCTTTAACCACCGATATCAGTGCCCTGTTTAAAGCGGATTATATCAGCGGATACAGCAGCGATAGCCAATACGCCAGTGTTAAGTCGGCGCTTTCAGGGAATAGTATCACAGCCTGGAATTTGAGCACGCCTACAATGCTTTTTCACGGTGATGCCGACAATTATGTGCCAATCGAAATCTCCGAGGATTTTATCACTGATTTTCGCTCGATCGGGGTTAGCGAAAGCATGATCTCGTTGACGAAACTGGAAGGTGAGGATCACTCTGGTGGAGTCCTTCCTTTTGGGTTGAAGACAGTGGCTTGGTTCCTGAGCTTGGAGGACTAA
- a CDS encoding amidase has translation MKRRNFVKSAIAGGSALSIAGISACSPETKQPVDDQESVDLAAFDLNEFTVGQFQQFMADGELSSVELCRKYLARIELVDPFLKSVIELNPDALEIAKQMDDERAKGQVRGPLHGIPILIKDNIDTGDKMMTTAGSLALAGTSAPDDAFIVKKLRAAGAVLLGKTNLSEWANIRSTISSSGWSGRGGQVRNPFCLDRSPCGSSSGTGAAISANLCAIGIGSETDGSIVCPSGINGIVGVKPTLGMWSRDGIIPISHSQDTAGPMCRTVKDAAILLGALAEFDPNDAETHLEKGPIYSDYTQFLKRDGLKGSRIGVVRNMFPANREVAGLAEQAIADLRRAGAEIVDKLELTARSEWEAAEWTVLITELKADMASYLESRTDQNMRTLADLIVFNKTHAEEEMPWFGQEIFEQAEQTKGLNDPEYLEALKNSKEKSRNEGIDRLMDEHQLDALIAPTNGPSWPIDWVNGDNYTGGSSDAGAVAGYPSVTVPAGFLKGLPIGISFFGRAWSEPVLLKLAFAYEQSTMHRQSPDFKRTIS, from the coding sequence ATGAAACGCCGCAACTTCGTAAAATCCGCTATCGCGGGCGGTTCTGCTTTGTCAATAGCGGGAATCAGTGCCTGCTCACCTGAAACAAAACAACCGGTAGATGATCAGGAAAGTGTCGATTTGGCTGCTTTCGATTTGAACGAATTCACAGTCGGCCAGTTTCAGCAATTCATGGCTGACGGTGAACTGAGTTCGGTTGAGCTTTGCCGGAAATATCTGGCCCGAATTGAACTGGTCGATCCGTTTTTGAAATCAGTGATTGAATTGAATCCGGACGCTTTGGAAATTGCAAAGCAAATGGACGACGAGCGGGCGAAAGGACAAGTTCGCGGACCTCTTCACGGGATTCCGATTTTGATTAAAGACAATATTGACACCGGCGATAAAATGATGACCACAGCCGGTTCGCTGGCTTTGGCCGGAACCTCGGCGCCGGACGACGCATTCATCGTAAAAAAATTGCGCGCTGCCGGAGCGGTACTTCTGGGAAAGACAAACCTCAGCGAATGGGCCAATATTCGTTCCACCATATCATCGAGTGGCTGGAGCGGGCGAGGCGGGCAAGTGCGCAATCCCTTTTGCCTCGACCGAAGTCCCTGCGGCTCAAGTTCGGGTACGGGTGCTGCCATTTCCGCGAACCTATGCGCGATTGGTATTGGTTCGGAAACGGATGGTTCCATTGTTTGTCCTTCGGGAATCAACGGTATTGTTGGTGTAAAACCAACACTCGGGATGTGGAGCCGTGATGGTATTATCCCGATTTCGCATAGTCAGGACACTGCTGGACCGATGTGCCGTACGGTGAAAGATGCAGCTATTTTGCTGGGTGCTTTGGCTGAATTTGATCCGAATGACGCAGAAACCCATTTGGAGAAAGGTCCAATTTATTCTGATTACACCCAGTTTCTAAAAAGAGATGGTCTCAAAGGTTCCCGAATTGGAGTGGTTCGGAATATGTTTCCGGCGAATCGGGAAGTGGCTGGTTTGGCGGAGCAAGCGATTGCCGACTTGCGAAGAGCCGGCGCTGAAATCGTTGACAAGTTGGAGTTGACGGCGCGTAGCGAATGGGAAGCGGCGGAGTGGACCGTGCTGATTACAGAGCTTAAAGCTGATATGGCCTCATATTTGGAGAGTCGCACGGATCAAAATATGCGGACGCTGGCCGATCTGATTGTTTTCAATAAAACACATGCGGAAGAGGAGATGCCTTGGTTTGGGCAGGAAATTTTTGAGCAAGCCGAGCAAACAAAAGGCCTGAATGATCCGGAATACCTGGAAGCATTGAAAAATTCGAAGGAGAAATCGCGTAATGAAGGAATTGATCGTTTAATGGATGAACACCAGCTTGACGCCTTGATTGCTCCAACCAACGGGCCATCGTGGCCGATCGATTGGGTGAATGGCGATAATTATACCGGGGGAAGCAGCGATGCAGGCGCCGTAGCCGGATATCCCAGTGTGACTGTTCCGGCTGGATTTCTGAAGGGATTGCCAATTGGGATTTCTTTCTTCGGACGGGCTTGGAGTGAGCCGGTTTTATTGAAGTTGGCTTTCGCCTACGAGCAAAGTACGATGCACCGTCAATCACCGGATTTTAAACGAACGATCAGCTAA